A portion of the Pseudomonadales bacterium genome contains these proteins:
- a CDS encoding CYTH domain-containing protein translates to MREIERKFLVNTTIFLAGLQGERLTQGYLASTKRATVRVRTGDGRAWLTIKGRREGISRHELEYEIPLAHARFCLAELCGSALVDKTRYRVSHAGKLWEVDVFHGDNEGLVVAEIELAREDEPFECPPWLGAEVSADPRYYNASLAARPYRSWDGA, encoded by the coding sequence ATGCGCGAGATTGAACGCAAGTTTCTGGTGAACACGACCATATTCCTCGCCGGCCTGCAGGGCGAGCGTCTGACCCAGGGCTATCTGGCGAGTACCAAGCGCGCGACCGTGCGCGTACGCACCGGCGATGGGCGTGCATGGCTGACGATCAAGGGACGCCGCGAGGGCATCAGCCGGCATGAGCTGGAGTACGAGATCCCGCTCGCGCATGCCCGGTTCTGTCTGGCGGAGCTGTGCGGCAGTGCGCTGGTCGACAAGACGCGTTACCGGGTGTCGCATGCGGGGAAGCTGTGGGAGGTCGACGTTTTCCACGGTGACAACGAGGGGCTGGTCGTTGCAGAAATCGAGCTTGCACGCGAGGATGAACCGTTCGAGTGTCCGCCGTGGTTGGGTGCCGAAGTATCGGCCGATCCGCGTTATTACAACGCCAGTCTGGCGGCCCGCCCGTACCGCAGTTGGGATGGGGCTTGA
- a CDS encoding ATP-binding cassette domain-containing protein encodes MIHLSGVALARGARSLLADASLRIHAGERVGVVGRNGCGKSTLFALLRSQIQPDAGHCEVPADWRIAAMEQEVAASARRAIDFVLDGDAELRALETAIATAGDAELGELHARFAAIDGYRAAARAHELLDGLGFAPGDHEREVREFSGGWRLRLALARTLICPSELMLLDEPTNHLDLDALIWLETWLTRYPGTLILISHDRDFLDSVCNRIVAFENGTLALYRGNYSAYERQRAERLAGQQQAYEKQQQRIREIESFVARFRAKATKARQAQSRLKELERMTRIAAAHVDSALTLRLPCHDRVSTPLLNFEHATLGYGSRSVLTHVELGIMPGQRIGLLGANGAGKSTLIRSIAGELTPRAGQRHTGEHLRIGYFAQHQLEALDPLASPFLHVQRLSPQASEQSIRDFLGGYGFHGDQALAVVGTFSGGEQARVALALVAWQRPNLLLLDEPTNHLDLEMRHALTLALQEYPGAVLLVSHDRHLLRNTVDEFLLVADSRVTPFEGDLEDYRKLLEGRSRAGDTADQEAPTGDTGARIDRRDERRLAAERRERLRPLRQRVADLEREMNALHAELGSIDTRLQDPELYEASLSSQVQELLRQQGVLKQQLGVCEQAWLEASEELEASQTHPSG; translated from the coding sequence ATGATCCACCTGAGCGGCGTCGCGCTTGCGCGCGGCGCACGCAGCCTGCTCGCCGACGCCAGCCTGCGCATTCATGCGGGCGAGCGCGTCGGCGTCGTCGGCCGCAACGGCTGCGGCAAGTCCACCCTGTTCGCGCTGCTGCGCAGCCAGATCCAGCCCGATGCCGGCCACTGCGAAGTGCCCGCCGACTGGCGCATCGCCGCAATGGAGCAGGAGGTTGCGGCCAGTGCGCGCAGAGCGATCGACTTCGTACTCGACGGCGACGCCGAACTGCGTGCGCTCGAGACGGCGATCGCAACGGCCGGTGATGCCGAACTCGGTGAGTTGCACGCGCGTTTTGCCGCGATCGACGGCTACCGTGCCGCCGCCCGTGCGCACGAACTGCTGGATGGTCTTGGCTTTGCACCGGGAGACCACGAACGCGAAGTGCGCGAATTTTCCGGCGGCTGGCGGCTGCGGCTCGCGCTGGCACGCACGCTGATATGTCCAAGCGAGCTGATGCTCCTCGACGAGCCGACCAACCACCTCGACCTCGATGCACTGATCTGGCTCGAAACCTGGCTCACGCGTTACCCCGGCACGCTGATCCTGATCTCGCACGACCGCGACTTCCTCGACAGCGTCTGCAACCGTATCGTCGCATTCGAGAACGGCACGCTGGCGCTGTATCGCGGCAACTACTCTGCGTACGAACGCCAGCGCGCAGAACGCCTCGCCGGACAGCAGCAGGCGTACGAGAAGCAGCAGCAGCGCATCCGCGAGATCGAGTCCTTCGTCGCACGCTTTCGCGCCAAGGCAACCAAGGCGCGCCAGGCGCAGAGCCGCCTGAAGGAACTCGAGCGCATGACGCGCATTGCAGCAGCCCACGTCGATTCCGCACTCACCTTGCGCCTGCCGTGCCACGACCGCGTGTCCACGCCACTGCTGAACTTCGAGCACGCCACGCTCGGTTACGGATCACGCTCGGTACTCACGCACGTGGAGCTCGGAATCATGCCGGGGCAGCGCATCGGCCTGCTCGGAGCCAACGGCGCCGGCAAGTCGACGCTGATCAGGTCGATCGCCGGCGAACTCACACCGCGCGCGGGGCAACGCCACACGGGCGAACATCTGCGTATCGGCTACTTCGCACAGCACCAGCTCGAGGCACTCGATCCGCTCGCCTCGCCGTTCCTGCACGTACAACGCCTGAGTCCGCAGGCAAGCGAACAATCGATCCGCGATTTCCTCGGTGGCTACGGCTTTCACGGCGACCAGGCGCTGGCAGTGGTCGGCACCTTCTCGGGCGGGGAGCAGGCACGCGTTGCGCTCGCGCTGGTCGCCTGGCAACGACCGAACCTGTTGCTGCTCGACGAACCGACCAACCACCTCGACCTGGAAATGCGTCACGCCCTGACGCTCGCGCTGCAGGAATACCCCGGCGCCGTGCTGCTCGTCTCGCACGACCGCCACCTGCTGCGCAACACGGTCGATGAGTTCCTGCTGGTCGCAGACAGCCGCGTGACACCTTTCGAGGGTGATCTCGAAGACTACCGCAAGCTGCTCGAGGGCCGCTCGCGTGCAGGCGACACGGCTGACCAGGAAGCACCCACCGGCGACACGGGTGCACGCATCGACCGGCGTGACGAACGGCGCCTTGCGGCCGAAAGGCGCGAACGGCTGCGCCCGCTGCGCCAGCGTGTTGCCGACCTCGAGCGCGAGATGAACGCGTTGCATGCGGAACTCGGCAGCATCGATACGCGGTTGCAGGATCCGGAGTTGTACGAAGCGAGCCTCTCCTCACAGGTGCAGGAACTGCTGCGCCAGCAGGGCGTGCTGAAACAGCAACTCGGCGTCTGCGAGCAAGCCTGGCTGGAAGCCAGCGAAGAACTCGAAGCCAGCCAGACGCACCCGTCGGGTTGA